In Melospiza melodia melodia isolate bMelMel2 chromosome W, bMelMel2.pri, whole genome shotgun sequence, a single genomic region encodes these proteins:
- the LOC134431540 gene encoding uncharacterized protein LOC134431540 — MILTSPQIFTTLIIGLMISIVLPQGSVSIDPWSNAHQCIHPELETGPKGPYFEVYALRNNQPYASKVWDQPSMVAYEGDQIQVGCRELDPIEGKTRRLVLTIQPLMAASEHNLITFSPVKMGKPTVWIQQKGPISCQWSDFRGDPPGSQPRNSVVFREDPLGEIHPENITLDLHPLLFSAGKIVASNGPEEGKAQCEMAFRLEQSMTFTCERELKALEMGFGFPKRAVAYKVALPEDVIPLYPDLDLPQETTPPVVCKVVHNLTFIGPQVIRKSNEQKLLLDPTYSLKKVQMNFHTDITYLQKDCQPFIKQSLKGWNAWLATRSHHRRAQRDLSGWIGTGFGILNTIDQEVLVNKLSTVTSNLGKLKMPLSSSMLTLAETQSLVAKLLTMVANHTEEDFLKFANYTGELSKEIALAIQCPQTQQWVQSVAAGILREGTSGILPQEIRETILKDDHTTQFEKDHQAWWQLVNFTYEPQQEHIEAYVLTISAAEERAIFPILTLGTIHQDVIVRPIDHNVWASYDNTKNRWQSVSTEACIPRGQLDYVCENAVVEAEDLCLDAENSFCYY; from the exons ATGATCCTGACTTCACCGCAGATCTTCACAACCCTGATCATTGGACTAATGATAAGTATAGTTCTTCCCCAAGGCTCTGtctcaatagacccatggtctaatgcacaccagtgtatccacccggagttgGAAACGGGACCGAAGGGGCCCTACTTTGAGgtgtatgccttacgtaacaatcagccatatGCGAGTAAAGTATGGGATCAGCCCTCCATGGTAGCGTACGAGGGAGACCAAATTCAAGtcgggtgtcgagagcttgacccaatagaaggaaaaacaaggcggCTGGTATTAACAATTCAACCCTTGATGGCAGCCTCTGAACACAACTTAATCACCTTTAGTCCAGTGAAAATGGGGAAACCCACTGTCTGGAttcagcaaaagggcccaatttcatgccagtggagtgacttcaggggagatccacccggatcacaaccccgaaaTTCAGTAGTTTTTAGAGAAGATCCGCTTGGGGAAATACATCCTGAAAACATAACCCTTGACTTACACCCTCTTCTCTTTTCTGCGGGAAAGATTGTAGCATCTAAtggtcctgaggaagggaaagcacagtgtgagatggcatttagattggaacagtcgatgacgttcacatgtgaaagggagcTGAAAGCCCTGGAAATGGGTTTTGGCTTCCCTAAGCGTGCTGTCGCATATAAGGTAGCATTACCGGAAGACGTGATTCCATtgtatccagatctagacttgccccaagaaaccactccACCGGTGGTATGTAAagtagtacataacctaacctttatagggcctcaggtgataagaaaatctaacgaacaaaaattattgttagaccccacttattccctgaaaaaggtgcagatgAACTTCCACACCGATATTACGTATTTGCAGAAGGATTGCCAACCGTTTATaaagcaaagccttaagggatggaatgcatggctagcaACAAGGTCTCATCATAGAAGAGCACAAAGAGATTtgagtgggtggattggcactggATTTGGTATATTAAACACGATAGATCAAGAAGTATTAGTGAataaattaagtaccgtcacgtcgaacttaggaaaactaaaaatgcccctcagttcatccatgcttacattagcagaaacacaatcgctagtagCAAAAttgctaaccatggtagcaaaccacacTGAAGAGGATTTTTTGAAGTTCGCTAACTatacaggggaacttagcaagGAAATTGCATTAGCTATCCAGTGCCCTCAGACacaacaatgggtacaatcagtagcggcaggaatactgagagaaggaacgtcaggtatattacctcaggaaataagagaaacaatattaaaggatgatcatactacacaatttgagaaggaCCACCAAGCCTGGTGGCAATTAGTAaatttcacttatgagcctcaacaggaacacatcgAAGCCTATGTCCTTACCATTagtgcagcagaggaaagagctatctttcctatcctcactctagggacaatacatcaagatgttattgtcaggccaatagaccataatgtCTGGGCTAGTTATGATaataccaaaaataggtggcaatcggttagcacagaagcatgtattcctagaggacaattagaCTATGTTTGTGAAAACGCTGTAGTAGAAGCAGAAGATCTATGCTTAGATGCCGAGAACAGT TTCTGTTACTATtaa